A DNA window from Macadamia integrifolia cultivar HAES 741 chromosome 4, SCU_Mint_v3, whole genome shotgun sequence contains the following coding sequences:
- the LOC122075321 gene encoding flavonol synthase/flavanone 3-hydroxylase-like isoform X1 — protein MEVERVQALAYGGVLKELPAQFVRPANERPENSKALEGVKVPVISMLQPDDVLMKEMSKACSEWGFFLLTDHGFPSSLVHQLQEVGEEFFNLPQEEREKYANDPSAGKFDGYGTKMTKNHDEKVEWLDYFFHHIWPPAKINYAIWPQNPPAYKEVNEEYAKEVLRVREF, from the exons ATGGAGGTGGAAAGGGTGCAAGCGTTGGCATATGGAGGGGTATTGAAGGAGCTACCGGCGCAGTTTGTTCGTCCGGCAAACGAGAGGCCGGAGAACAGCAAAGCCCTTGAAGGAGTCAAAGTGCCTGTCATTTCTATGTTACAACCTGATGATGTTCTAATGAAAGAGATGTCAAAGGCTTGTAGTGAGTggggtttctttcttctcactgACCATGGCTTCCCATCTTCACTCGTTCATCAGCTACAAGAGGTGGGAGAAGAGTTCTTCAATTTGCcacaggaagagagagagaaatatgcCAATGATCCTTCTGCTGGGAAGTTTGATGGGTATGGAACAAAGATGACTAAGAACCATGATGAGAAGGTTGAGTGGCTTGATTATTTCTTCCATCATATCTGGCCTCCTGCCAAGATCAACTATGCCATATGGCCTCAAAACCCTCCTGCTTATAa GGAAGTGAATGAGGAATATGCAAAGGAAGTGCTAAGAGtaagggagttttag
- the LOC122075321 gene encoding flavonol synthase/flavanone 3-hydroxylase-like isoform X2 — MEVERVQALAYGGVLKELPAQFVRPANERPENSKALEGVKVPVISMLQPDDVLMKEMSKACSEWGFFLLTDHGFPSSLVHQLQEVGEEFFNLPQEEREKYANDPSAGKFDGYGTKMTKNHDEKGSE, encoded by the exons ATGGAGGTGGAAAGGGTGCAAGCGTTGGCATATGGAGGGGTATTGAAGGAGCTACCGGCGCAGTTTGTTCGTCCGGCAAACGAGAGGCCGGAGAACAGCAAAGCCCTTGAAGGAGTCAAAGTGCCTGTCATTTCTATGTTACAACCTGATGATGTTCTAATGAAAGAGATGTCAAAGGCTTGTAGTGAGTggggtttctttcttctcactgACCATGGCTTCCCATCTTCACTCGTTCATCAGCTACAAGAGGTGGGAGAAGAGTTCTTCAATTTGCcacaggaagagagagagaaatatgcCAATGATCCTTCTGCTGGGAAGTTTGATGGGTATGGAACAAAGATGACTAAGAACCATGATGAGAAG GGAAGTGAATGA
- the LOC122076036 gene encoding flavonol synthase/flavanone 3-hydroxylase-like has translation MEVERVQALAYGVLKELPVQFVRPANERPENSKALEGVKVPVISMSQPDDVLVKEMSKACTEWGFFLLTDHGFPSSLIHQLQVVGEEFFNLPQEEREKYANDPSAGKFDGYGTKMTKNHDEKVEWLDYFFHHIWPPAKINYAIWPQSPPAYKEVNEEYSKEVLRVTDKVLELLSEGLGLEGKTMKSILGGDEMELEMKINMYPPCPQPELALGVEPHTDMSAITILVPNDVPGLQVWKDDHWVAVDYVPNSLLFHIGDQIEVISNGKYKSVLHRSVVNKERKRMSWAVFCCPPTESVIGPIPLLANDENPAKFSTKTYGEFRYRKFNKLPQ, from the exons ATGGAGGTAGAAAGGGTGCAAGCTTTGGCATATGGGGTATTGAAAGAGCTGCCGGTGCAGTTTGTTCGTCCGGCGAACGAGAGGCCGGAGAACAGCAAAGCCCTTGAAGGAGTCAAGGTGCCTGTTATCTCTATGTCACAACCTGATGATGTTCTTGTGAAAGAGATGTCAAAGGCATGTACTGAGTggggtttctttcttctcactgACCATGGCTTTCCATCTTCACTCATTCATCAGCTACAAGTGGTTGGAGAAGAGTTCTTCAATTTGCcacaggaagagagagagaaatatgcCAATGATCCTTCTGCTGGGAAGTTTGATGGGTATGGAACAAAGATGACTAAGAACCATGATGAGAAGGTTGAGTGGCTCGATTATTTCTTCCATCATATCTGGCCTCCTGCCAAGATCAACTATGCTATATGGCCCCAAAGCCCTCCTGCTTATAa GGAAGTGAATGAGGAATATTCAAAGGAAGTGCTGAGAGTGACTGATAAGGTCTTGGAGTTGCTATCTGAGGGGCTTGGTTTGGAAGGGAAGACTATGAAATCTATATTGGGAGGTGATGAGATGGAGCTAGAAATGAAGATAAACATGTATCCACCATGCCCACAACCTGAATTGGCATTAGGAGTGGAACCACACACAGATATGTCTGCAATCACCATACTTGTCCCCAACGATGTCCCTGGCCTGCAAGTATGGAAAGATGACCACTGGGTAGCAGTTGATTATGTGCCAAACTCTCTCCTTTTTCACATTGGAGACCAGATAGAG GTAATAAGCAATGGGAAATACAAGAGTGTTCTTCATAGGAGTGTGGTGAACAAAGAGCGAAAGAGAATGTCCTGGGCTGTATTTTGCTGCCCCCCAACAGAATCTGTAATTGGACCCATTCCATTGCTGGCGAATGATGAAAACCCTGCTAAGTTTTCAACAAAGACATATGGAGAGTTTCGATACCGTAAATTCAATAAGCTCCCACAGTGA
- the LOC122075319 gene encoding G-type lectin S-receptor-like serine/threonine-protein kinase At5g35370, giving the protein MASIFFSVTSIFLSFSILASCETIYTGFIQPTYSSTYNQFVDANGVFLRSNSQNFSVAFFNPDGQSNYYLSVLHIATQTAIWSANRDIPISKTIGILLSPQGIAVTDQTSGGATTVKWSTPPLNSSVALMQLTDTGNLVLLDQYNRSIWQSFDNPTDTIVIGQQIPVGSSLVSSLSDTNYSSGDFQFSVASYDGLLKWKGSTYWKMSMERNAYVNSNAPISFMALNGTGLYLHGENGSVVVIKIILSPADFRIAKLEFGGQFTISSFPSKATAIEFTAPHDNCRLPYICGSVGLCTTTTSAGQYVCSCPSGFHNINQGCFPSDASLSLPSACNSNSSINATGGVQSNSSYTSLGIGVSYFQITFSEPTIEFVNLSYCKSLCSNCSCSGFFYDNSSNSCFLLENQLGSFMSTTSSNSDPMGYIKVMVKPSVVATGGNNQSSSKSSSGFPLVALVLLPSTGFLLLVTVLVLSLLWWRRRKLASHSKLDRPSSCSSFELDDIFSIPGLPVRFDYQVLEAATNYFENQIGSGGFGSVYKGVLPDKSVVAVKKIIHVGIQGRKEFFAEIAVIGNIHHINLVKLKGYCAQRQEQLLVYEYMNRGSLDRTLFSNRPVLEWQERFEIALGTARGLAYLHSGCEHKIIHCDVKPENILLHDHSQVKLSDFGLSKLLSPEQSSHFTTMRGTRGYLAPEWLTSSSISDKTDVYSYGMVLLELIRGRKNSSLQIQTTSNENGSNGGSASASSMMGPVYFPLFALEMHEQGSYFELADPRLEGRVTNADVEKLVRVALCCVHEEPMLRPSMVNVVAMLEGGIPLGVPRLESLNFLRFYGRRFTEASMMEGSNAVNAIRPYPQGYTGVTTNSNTNSSDSYPSLSYISSQEVSGPR; this is encoded by the coding sequence ATggcctccatcttcttctccgtCACTTCCATCTTCTTATCCTTTTCAATCCTCGCAAGTTGCGAGACAATCTACACAGGATTCATTCAGCCAACCTACAGTTCTACATACAACCAATTCGTAGACGCCAATGGGGTCTTCTTAAGATCCAACAGTCAAAACTTCAGTGTCGCCTTCTTCAATCCCGACGGTCAATCCAATTACTATCTCTCCGTCCTTCATATCGCTACCCAAACCGCAATATGGTCAGCTAATCGTGATATCCCAATCTCCAAAACCATCGGAATCTTGCTTTCTCCCCAAGGAATCGCTGTCACCGACCAAACTAGCGGCGGCGCCACCACCGTAAAATGGTCAACGCCGCCGTTAAATTCATCCGTTGCATTGATGCAGCTCACCGACACGGGAAATCTTGTATTGCTCGATCAATACAACCGTTCTATTTGGCAGAGCTTTGATAATCCGACCGATACTATTGTGATCGGGCAACAAATCCCAGTGGGTTCATCCTTGGTGAGTTCTTTATCTGATACCAATTACTCATCTGGAGATTTCCAATTTTCTGTTGCTAGTTATGATGGATTACTTAAATGGAAAGGGTCGACCTATTGGAAGATGTCGATGGAACGGAATGCTTATGTTAATTCAAATGCTCCGATATCGTTTATGGCCCTAAATGGTACAGGTCTTTATCTTCATGGAGAAAATGGATCTGTAGTTGTGATTAAGATAATTTTGTCTCCGGCGGATTTCCGAATTGCAAAATTAGAGTTTGGAGGACAGTTCACTATAAGTAGCTTCCCTTCTAAAGCAACGGCTATTGAATTCACAGCACCGCACGATAATTGCCGACTTCCTTACATCTGTGGCTCAGTTGGGTTGTGCACAACTACTACTTCAGCTGGGCAATATGTATGTTCATGTCCTTCTGGGTTTCACAACATCAATCAAGGTTGCTTCCCATCAGATGCGTCTCTTTCCTTGCCTTCTGCTTGTAATTCTAATTCATCCATTAATGCCACCGGTGGTGTTCAATCGAATTCATCATATACAAGTCTAGGCATTGGAGTGAGCTACTTTCAAATTACCTTCTCAGAACCAACCATCGAGTTTGTGAATTTATCTTATTGCAAATCACTCTGCTCCAATTGTTCTTGCTCTGGCTTTTTCTATGACAATTCCTCTAATTCATGTTTTCTGCTTGAAAATCAATTGGGGTCCTTTATGTCAACCACATCGAGCAATAGTGATCCAATGGGATACATTAAGGTGATGGTTAAACCATCTGTGGTGGCCACAGGTGGGAACAACCAATCTTCAAGCAAGAGTTCATCAGGTTTCCCATTGGTTGCTCTGGTGCTCTTACCTTCAACAGGGTTCCTTTTATTGGTTACTGTTCTGGTCCTGAGCCTTCTTTGGTGGAGAAGGCGTAAGCTTGCATCACATTCAAAACTAGACCGCCCAAGTTCATGTTCTTCATTTGAGCTTGATGATATCTTCTCCATCCCTGGTTTACCTGTGAGATTTGATTACCAAGTTCTTGAAGCTGCAACCAATTACTTTGAGAACCAAATCGGTTCAGGTGGATTTGGGTCTGTTTACAAAGGTGTTCTTCCTGATAAATCTGTGGTTGCAGTGAAGAAAATAATCCATGTAGGAATTCAAGGGAGGAAGGAATTCTTTGCAGAGATTGCAGTGATTGGAAACATCCACCATATTAACTTGGTTAAGCTAAAGGGCTACTGTGCCCAAAGGCAGGAACAGCTTCTAGTCTATGAGTACATGAACAGGGGATCACTAGACCGGACACTCTTCAGTAATAGACCGGTATTAGAATGGCAAGAGAGGTTTGAGATTGCATTGGGGACAGCCCGGGGGCTCGCATATTTGCACAGTGGTTGTGAGCACAAGATCATACATTGTGATGTCAAGCCAGAGAACATTCTCTTACATGACCATTCACAAGTGAAGCTCTCAGATTTTGGACTATCAAAGCTTCTCAGTCCTGAGCAGTCTAGTCATTTCACAACGATGAGGGGGACACGAGGGTATCTTGCACCGGAATGGCTCACAAGTTCTTCGATCTCAGATAAGACCGATGTCTATAGCTATGGTATGGTTCTACTTGAGCTTATCAGAGGAAGGAAGAACTCTTCTCTGCAAATTCAAACCACTAGCAATGAAAATGGCAGTAATGGTGGTTCAGCATCTGCGTCCTCTATGATGGGTCCAGTCTATTTCCCATTATTTGCATTGGAGATGCATGAGCAAGGGAGTTATTTTGAACTTGCAGACCCAAGGCTTGAGGGAAGAGTAACAAATGCAGATGTGGAGAAGCTTGTGCGTGTGGCCTTGTGTTGTGTCCATGAGGAGCCAATGCTAAGGCCTAGTATGGTCAATGTGGTAGCCATGTTAGAAGGTGGGATTCCTTTGGGGGTTCCAAGACTTGAGTCCTTGAACTTCTTGCGGTTCTATGGCCGGCGATTCACCGAGGCATCAATGATGGAAGGATCCAATGCAGTAAATGCAATAAGGCCATATCCACAAGGATATACTGGTGTAACAACTAACTCAAACACAAACTCAAGTGATTCATACCCATCTCTTTCTTACATTTCATCACAGGAGGTATCTGGCCCAAGGTAA